CAAATAAgataagtttactgctctctttcatccattttttctgttgGAAATGTATGAAAAGtcgttctataattgtaagaaaTCACTGAACGGTGATccgaagccgtgagttcgagttattcaacctttagtggactattttgtgggttgtttcgtgttgctATTGAATTGCATGTTTTTCTACTGTTTTAGGTAGTTTTGGATGGGAAAGTGTGTGGGGAAACACCACAAATAtgcagggtggtgggctggtcgttcgtcgtaatattttctggccgtttgacactactacgatgGTTGTTTTGTGTATAAAGAGATTATGGTGTATTGGGCTATTTTGTAGCATTTTGTGGTGTAGctatttttttagtattttgtggtatatataaggttggaaactaatgtatatatgttgttattgttgtgttcttgtgttgttggtgttatctcgaattgggaggaagtaaagattataggggagatgatgcccgttttaatataaaataagcttgtcgttcgttgtgcgatagttgtacctttcgcaacttaatgatagtattattgttgttgttatagattaaggtgcgaagtgatggaaggtattaaggactcaacggagttaaggtgTGTTAAGGcttaaacctttccttcattttggcatgatcccgcaactacatgagtttgataacgagacataaagagaagttcgtattcctgaacttatgtagattatcctagtctcataagttatagtattatcccttatcgagactttatattcatttaagtattgtcttctttcagtcaagagagtagagagttTATTTACatgcagtattacagtattttcaccaccatcgagctataatcggtaggCAGGACCCTAtagggcaacctctgatcagatggtaagttatatactgagcctactatGGTAGAGAGCCTATGAGCAAAcctagaatggccgagataccgAGAGTccgagcctagtatggtcgagcgcctatgagctaGCCTACTACGGTCGAGTAGTTACATGTTTCGAGCCTTATAGGGTAgggcaactattttacttactatattgagagaattgagtcaatATCATcaagtaagtatatctccagatcatctttgactcccagttactttcagttattatattatcagtttagtttcagctttcagttaatCTATTACCTTATAAACTCGGTACATTAAATCGTACTGACGTCCATTTTGTGCATGCAGGTTCGGTTAGACAGACTAGTATACCACCTCCGTAGGTGATGTGCgtgttcagcttgatcggtaagctccacgtccttcggaattgtcgggtctagggttttgaatacatattgtgtatatatgtatatatgggtaggttggggccctgttccgaccaCAGTGcatccatcagtagaggtttGTAAACATATCATGTCATtcagtgcagtatgttgggcttgtacgtcttgtatgtatattgttttggtttgtcaattgtagtaattatgacggccttgtcggcccagctttatattgatgttcagTCAGATCTAGTTTTCGTTCAGTTTTATATACTGTTTGaaaaattgtcttgcaatgtggccctatggccaaagtatgacattgtatgttTAGAGTCCCTCAGTCTCAAGTTGGTACGCTCGAataagtgaggcaccgggtgctggccTCGCTTctccaggtttggggcgtgacagacaTAGAATCCAGATTTGGATTTATTTACTAATTGTCCTGAGATCTTCTAATAAGTTTCCATCTTGTCCATCATCATCTTCAAGGAATCAGGTTCAGCTAAGGAAAACAAAATTGTAGCATCAGCATAGCATGGATGAGATATTATAGGACTACAATTATTTATCGAGAAGGGGATAAAATCATGATTGTTTAAagattccattaattttgagagATGTTCAGCCCCAATAAGAAAAAGAGAGGGAGATAAAGGATCCACTTGTCTTAAACCTCTAGTAGAATTAAAAAACCCAtgtcttctcccattgatatttaGAGAATACCAAACATTAGACATAAGTATCCAGATAATATCAATCCAAGTTTCATTGAAACCAAAATGCCTCATAATACTGCATAGATATTCCCATGAGACGCTGTCATATACTTTAGCCATGTCCATTTTTAAAACTACATTCCTATGGGTGGAAGGCTTTGTAATATTATGGACCATGTCCTGAGTTATCTTGATATTTTTAGTGATGGATCTCCCCTTGATAAAACCAGCTTGATAAGGAGAGATCGGCTTGTTCATGAGGGGGCTTAGTCTTTGGTTCACTAGACTGGAGATGATTTTGCAGGAGAAGTTGCTCTGAATAATTTGCCTTAATTCATTGAAGCTTGAGGATTATCCACTTTAGGAATGAGGATCAAGCAGGTATGGGTAATGGCCTTTGGAATTTGGTTACCTGCAAAGAAATCAGTAATCATTAGAAATAGATCATCCTTAATAATATCCCAACAAGAATGATAAAATTTCCCAGAAAGAGCATTTGGTTCGGGGACACTTGATAGACTCAAGGAGAATACAACATCTTTCAATTCCTCCATAGAAGGATTAGCTGTAAGATTTTCATTGTCCATGTCAATGATTACTTTAGGAATACAATTAAGGATAGAAAAATTGGAATCAGtatattctttattaaattagTTCTAAAaaaaaaggatatagcttcattGGCAATATCTTCATCTCCTACAATCCAATTGTCAttatttaatttgattttctTGATAGATAACCTCTTCCCCTTACCCTTGACAATGGAGTAGAAGAATTTAGAGTTAACTTCCCCTTCCACAAACCATTTGATCCTAGATTTTTGCTTTCATATAGACTCCTCAGTTTTATAGGCCTTGACAAAGAGAGCATTTATACGTTTAAGCTCAGCTCTATTGGAATCAATATTGTTTGTAATGATCTTGTGTTCCAGATCATCCACCTTCTTCTCCAGGTCCCTGACATTATCAAAAATATTACCAATAGAGGTCTTGGACCATTGGGATAAGCACCTGCAAGTATTTTTTTAGTTTCAGATGAAATTTCCACATATGGGAGCCATGAACCTCTATATCCCATGCTTGCTTTACCACCTCTTTAAAACCATCTTCATTAGTCTAGAAGTCTAAGAATCTAAAATATTTGGTAGTAGTCTGGGAAGTGTTCTTAGCAATGGTGAGGAGGGGAGAGTGGTCGGATCCTATTCTGATTAAGTAATTGACACTAGTAGAATCATAGTTGTTCATCCAGTCTTGGTTAACCAGCACTCTATCAAGCCTTTTTCAGACTCTCTTATTAGGAGCCCACCCATTGCACCAGGTAAATTGTGAACCTGAGAAGCTTGGGACAACAAGATCGTAATCTATGATAAAATGTAGCATATGCATGCTTTTAGACATTCTGTGTAGGTAACCACCATGTTTTTCACTTGGTCAATAATACAATTAAAGTCACTAGCAATATACCAAGGCAGCTTATAAATCTGAGAGATATCCATTAGGTTACCCCATAGTTGTTCTCTCAAACCAGCATCACACTTTGCATAAACTGAAATAACAAGGATGTTTGTTCCCATCCAGTCAATGATACAAGTAACCTATTGATAAGATTACTCCACCACCCTACAGTTCAAATCATTATTCCAGAAAATTCAAATTTGACTATTGATATTGGCATAAGCATTACCATAGCCCTGAGCTTATCGAGTTGGTCCGCTTTGTGAAAAGGTTCACTAATAGCAATAAAAAGAATATTTTGAAGTTGGATAATTTGCTTGAGTCTATCAAAAGCACCACTAGAGTTGTTGTTTCTAATATTCCAATATAAAgacttaaatatcataaatcACTTGGAGAGATTTTGTTCATGTGGTATAACCACAGCTTGTTGATAGGTGAGTCTTCCACCTCTTCCTCTTGGGTTGTGTTTGCCCTTTCTTACAGTATTCCTACCTTTTCCTCTACCTCTAGGAGACAAGTGAGTCCTTTCAATAATTTTATCTATCTCAGAACTTACATTTACCTCCACTAGAGAATTGGAGTTGAAGGTTTCAATTAGTTGGGCAGCATGATCATCAATAGTGTGGTTTATAGGTTGGACATCATTCTGAAAGCTTTCACTATCAATATTTTTGAACTCATCAGATTCTTCAGTGCTCATTTCATCCTCATAGTCACCATCTTCCGCGCTATCCTCTTCCCCATCATCCTCAAAAGATGATTCTGCCATGTGAATATTGTTGGAAATGTACATGTCTTCACTATCTTTATCCTCTTCTAAGCCGGTACCACTGATAAGTTTAAGATAAGTGTTATGAGCATCTCCTAGATCAATTAGGTAattattcttgttgttgttaGATTCGATGTCATTTATGTTGTTGGCTTCATCTTCAGTGTGTTTGTTGGTGTCGTTATCATTGGTAGTATTCCGTTAGAAAGAATGTCTACTATTTTGATCATTGTAGAGGAGTGGAATGTCGTCTTCCTTGTTGCTAGCCTTCTGTTCTGAGGGTTTGTGGATTGTATCTGCTCTTTTGCTTCTTGATTGACCTTTTTCCaggattgtgttttggagttgGACTTCATTGCTATTCAtgtcttgtttcttttttttaaaactttgaaCCTCTTCTTCTTGTTGATGTTTTGTCCAATCTTCTGGTTGTTGTTGTGAGTGGTTTCTTCATCTAATTTGTTTTTACCTTTGCCTGGAACTTCTTCCATCATGGGAGTCTTCTGCACCTCGACTGGTTCATTGATAACAATGTCAGTCCTTATCTTAACTCTCTGATCTTGATTTGCTGCTTGATGGTTCTGGGATTGAATTTCAGTCAAGCGCTGCTCATCATGGTTGTACCCATTGGGCTTGTTGAACATTTTCTTTTAGGTGTTGTTATGAAATCTCACTTTGGCAGCCTTCTTCTTAGAAACCATTTGAAATTCATCATCCTTTGGCTTATCTCTTTTTTGGTCCTTCTCCTTATTGAGTTGAGCTTCCTTCTGTGCTTTAATCCTTTCATCTCTGATATTTTTTCTACATTGGCTGTCATAGTGACCTTGCATTTTACAATACACACAGCAGCTTGGAACCTTTTCATATTCAATGTCAAGCCACTTTCCATCATCAGATACATCTAGTCTTTTATAACCTAGCCATATTTGATCAAGTCTAGGCTTTAGGAGGTCAATTTCAACTTTAACTTTCGCAACGTTTCCTCTAGATTTGGAGTATGTTGCCATGTCCGGAGCCACAACCATACCTACATCTTGGACTAGTCTGGATATAATATTCCATTTAAACAGGTGCTAGGGGAGTTGGTGAATTAGGATCCAAACAGGGACAATGGATGTTTCCTCCTCCGGTTTGAAATCCGAAGTCCATTTGAGGATTTTCATAGGGGCATCACCAATGTCAATATATTCCTTAGCAAAGACGTGATTTTAATCAACTTCATTAGCGAAGTCAAGGTAAACATGCTTAGGGTCGAAGTATGCTATCTTAACAGTAACAGAGAGTTGGAATTGCCTAATAAAAGTCTTCCTAATTTTCTCCATGGATGGTTTACCTCTATAGAACTTACCAATGATAGTGAATCTACACACTTTTGCTAGGTTAACGAAATAATCCTCCGCCTTGAAGAAAATCGTCGGTTTGCCAAGgtgcatgccatgttgaatctcaACCATGGCGTCACTGTTAAGAGATTGGAGCTTGGCTTGGACAGTGGCGGCAAAGGTTGGTTTAGACACCAAATACTTGTCGTTGATGTACTTACTCCCTTGACCAAACTCATTTTGTTGTTTAGGGAGGTTAGGGTCAGGTAGTTATTTGCTATTTTGTGGTTGAATGTACTGTTGGTCACTTTAATTTAGGTCGTTTGTGTGTAGGGTTTTGGGTTGGGGTTGATCGAAATTAGTCGAGATTTTTGGGTAAGAAGTACGATTAAGAAGCTGGGTGTGTTTTTGGGTGTTGTTATCAGATGATTTAGGTTGGTTGTTTTCGTTTGGTGGTGGGTCTATAGTTGTAGTTCCGGCGATGACATTAACGGTGGTGGGCTAGCCGTTACCTGATCGTTAGTAGCTTTGTGGGGGGGGGAGCTGAGTTGTCGATATCTCCTTTGTTTGGTCAGGTGGGTCTGGTGGTCGAGTGGGGTCTGCAGAATTGTTTGACatctagagagaagggagagagatttttagagagagaaatTTTATAGTTAGTGTACTGTAAAAAAAATGCCTTTCATCTCTTTCTCCTAATTCTCACGTAAAGAAGACAAAGGAAATATACAACTTAACTGACAGAAAACAAGAAGTTATGTTAACATAATATGTTTGTAAATTTTAGCATAACAAAGAACATAAAGGGGAAAGATCCCAAAGAGATTCAGCAGGATCATATACAGTCTCCGTGTATTCTTGAACACCATTCACAACATAAAGTGATGCTGATATCTGCCTTTCTACTTTCATTCTCTCAAATTCTGTGAATCCCTCTGCGCTACTCTCACCCAAAACCAAGTTCTTGGGAAAATCTAATAATTCTTCAGCAAACCCAAAGCCTTGATCAAAGCCCCATGACATTTCATGTTGTGAAGAACACGAATTCATATCGAATTGATCTGAGCAACTTATCAAATCAGgcttatataaattgttttcAGTCTGATATGAACTTAAATGAAAAAATAAGGTCCGTGAGGATTCATATAACCGACCCCAATTTGTTTGAAACTACGACATAGTTGTTGTTCTAGGCTTATATAAGTtgtcaaatagttgattttcttGTATGATTTCCTCATCACAAGAATTTAGTACTGTTTCATAACCCCTGAAATCAGCTCCTAAAATATCTTCAAGAAGATAACGTTCTTGCATTTTCTCACTAGAAACTGAATCATCAATACTAATTTGACTTGGATTATTGCTGGTGATGTTACAAGTCACACCACTAGTACTAGTACTTTGGTTGCTCTTACTACATGTTAAAGCTACAATAGAATTCCCCTGTTTGTTCTGTTCTGCAGAGAAGATTTCTGATTCTAAAAGCAAGTGGTGAATCAGCAGAAACACGAGTAACAAAATTCGTTCAAGTATTTGATCCACGAAGAAGATTAGCATCTTGATCCTAAGCACGAGTAGCATCCTTTCAAAAGTTCCAAGCCACATTCTTATCTTCTGTGTTGTGTCTTTAATCTTTAGCTGTCCATTTCCCTGAAGACTTTACACCAACAAACTCTATTGTTGCTTCTTTTTCTCCCCTTGAATTTGGTTATTTTCTTCACTGCGGTTGCTTCTTTCTGCTGCTGTGAATGGAAGTTGATTAACATTGAAATGAAGTTTATGTAAACAACAATGTAAAAAGAGGCAAGTAGGAGTTTATTGAGGTTGTTTACTTGGTCTTAATGGCATGTAAAAAGTCGTTTACATGTCTTCGTTTTTATTGTTAATGTGGGATTCTTTCTATCTCATTTTTGCTATTTCTTTCTTGTGTTTGTTTGTGTTAGGTAACAATtactccttttattttctttgcttACAAATAAAATACTACTTATAATTAATCTTGATAGATGACCCATTCCTCTACAATTTAtgcactattttcttttctaaaacATTGGTAAATCCAATAACAGATTTTCTCCAAGATTTTTGCTTTCAGTACCAACATTCCTTTTACATATCCAATATCTTCTTTCGACCAAACATTTCTGCTTTTTAAAATAGTCCTTTACAAAAGATAGATCCATATCCAATAACAGAATTTGAAATGATTAGACAACAAATTTGGTTAATGTCATTAATCGTGAATACGGTTTACTTGCCTTTTGGCGGAATCAAAATCCTTATTTGCATATAGCAAGGATCAAAACTTAACTGTTATGGCATTTACAAGCATACATTCATAGATACCTGCATATCAAATGGATGTCGTAAAACACCTAATTTTAGAACACCTCAATTCACCTCAATAAACATACCAAGTACCAGAATGAGATGACTACTGGAGTAACACGAACACAGCACAGGAGTAACATGAACATAAGTTTCGAAGCAAGAAGTGACCAATTGATTAACTAATAAAATGTCTGTATAAGCGAGCTTCATTCAGCTCAATGATTTTGAAATTCCCAAGGAATTATCTTGACATCATGTTAAATATCTGAAAGCATCGACCACATTCAGGAACCACAAGCACTCAGTCGCACAAAAAAATACCAAAGGAACGTCATGTTTTAACATCTATAGCAATTCCAAGcacataaaaaaaatttaaaaaaagaaccCAAGAAAAGGAACTTCAAATTTTAACACCTATACCAATTCCAAGCATATCAAGTTTAAACACGTAAAATAATCCAAGAAATTAACTCAACAAGGAATAGCAGATGCTGATAATTGGATCCTTTCATTTCCATGACAGGCTAAAATACTACATGACAAAAGAAATGAGAAAACAACATAACCCAAAACTGTCTTGTAAATAGTTCTCCAATATCGACCTCTTCAACGGTTGGCCTTGGCAACCCTCTCAATCTCATCTTTCTTTTTAATGGCATAGCTGCAGAAACAAACACACCATCCACAGTAGTATAAGTTGGAAAACAACCAAAGAaagtgatttgaaaaaaaaaggtgcACCAATCAAGTATACTATTTTATAACGAAACAATAAGTCTGAAATATATCAATAACTTTCTAAGATCAGTggacattcaaaatctcaaaccTTTTACCTGTTTGAAGAACCCTTGGCAGCATTTATGAGTTCATCTGCAAGGCACTCAGCTATGGTCTTGATGTTCCTGAAAGCACTCTCGCGTGCACCAGTTGTCAGCAAATAAATCGCCTGGTTAACACGGCGAAGTGGAGAAATATCAACAGCCTGACGCCTCACAACACCAGCTGAACCAATACGAGTTGCATCTTCCCTTGGCCCACTAATATGATCAAATGGAGAAGACAAAGCTATCAGTGAGACAGATATAATAGTAGGGTATTTGAACAATATTtagttgaagttgaaaaaaaaggATCTGAAGTTGAAGTTGGAAAAGAGTATTTGAAAGCTGAAGTTGTGTTTAGACATGAACTACACCTGGAAAAGATGTTTAAGAAAGTTGAAGATTTGTGAGTAAAATCATTATTTTATTTGAGATACTCCTCAAACTAGTATTTCAAATGATCCACCAGCACTTTGGATACTCCAAGTTCAGTATTTGCAAATACTGAAGCATTTGATGCAAAAATGGGCCCATTGTTACccccatttaaaataaataaaataaaagattgaAGAATATATGAATGAATTAAAAGCCGATCATCTGCATGGGTGCACCTGTTAATGACGGCATCAACAATGACTTGAATTGGGTTCTGGTCAGTCAACAAATGAATGATCTCCATTGCATGCTTGATGATACGGACAGCCATTAGCTTCTTTCCGTTGTTCCGTCCATGCATCATCAGAGAGTTGGTGAGCCTCTCAACAATTGGGCACTGGGCCTTCCTGAAACGCTTAGCCTGGTATCTGCCAGCTGTGTGCGGCATGTAAACTGGATGCTTGGAAGCAGTTGCTGTGATGTAATCCTCAACAGAGATGTCATTGATCTTCACCAAAAAGTGAGATCTTGGTTAAGGAGAAAGCTTTCAAATTGTATTCAAGAAAAGTTTCAGCCTTgctaatagaaaaattaaaaatagtacCCTTGAGTAAAAAAGGCAGAAACAGAAGTAACTATTAGTTAGTCAACTTAACTCTGTCTgcattatttttttcatttacaATTCTAACACAACGTTCTCCACTTCCGGGATGTTATTGAGTAAGAATTACacttttactgagtagcaacacCTACTTCTCCTTCTATTTCAGGGAATAACCAACTAAAAATAAAGCCAATAATATTTGCTCTCCTAATCCCACTCCCCACCGAATTAGCTTATTTGGCTATCTGGCACCAGCCTATGGGAGTCAAATATTCTAAACGGGGGACATGCAAACCTAAATTCACATAGAAGTAAGTAGTCTCAAAAGTCTTACAATCTCCTGGATTCAATGCAAACTAGTGAAAAATATGGCAGCGGAAGAAAAAGATCTATATAGATGATACCAATTTGCTAAAGTAAAGTTTTAGTCAAGTTAGTAAGTTCACTATAAGTCCAATAATCCTTAGAAGTCTCTTGGTCCTGTTAGAGATTTATATACTTGGTATAAAATGTGGAAAACTTTAAGTGCTTAATGGAGGAATGTAGATAGTGAGGATTCATATTGCCAGCCCGACT
This DNA window, taken from Nicotiana tabacum cultivar K326 chromosome 15, ASM71507v2, whole genome shotgun sequence, encodes the following:
- the LOC107812924 gene encoding small ribosomal subunit protein uS7 yields the protein MDAGVVAAPVDASAENKVHSDVMLFNRWTYDDVQINDISVEDYITATASKHPVYMPHTAGRYQAKRFRKAQCPIVERLTNSLMMHGRNNGKKLMAVRIIKHAMEIIHLLTDQNPIQVIVDAVINSGPREDATRIGSAGVVRRQAVDISPLRRVNQAIYLLTTGARESAFRNIKTIAECLADELINAAKGSSNSYAIKKKDEIERVAKANR